Proteins encoded in a region of the Panthera tigris isolate Pti1 chromosome B2, P.tigris_Pti1_mat1.1, whole genome shotgun sequence genome:
- the EPHA7 gene encoding ephrin type-A receptor 7 isoform X2 → MVFQTRHPSWIILCYIWLLRFAHTGEAQAAKEVLLLDSKAQQTELEWISSPPNGWEEISGLDENYTPIRTYQVCQVMEPNQNNWLRTNWISKGNAQRIFVELKFTLRDCNSLPGVLGTCKETFNLYYYETDYDTGRNIRENLYVKIDTIAADESFTQGDLGERKMKLNTEVREIGPLSKKGFYLAFQDVGACIALVSVKVYYKKCWSIIENLAIFPDTVTGSEFSSLVEVRGTCVSSAEEEAENSPRMHCSAEGEWLVPIGKCICKAGYQQKGDTCELIIIGQYFST, encoded by the exons ATGGTTTTTCAAACTCGGCACCCTTCATGGATTATTTTATGCTACATCTGGCTGCTCCGCTTTGCACACACCGGGGAAGCGCAGGCTGCAAAGGAAG TACTACTGCTGGATTCTAAAGCACAACAAACAGAGTTGGAATGGATTTCTTCTCCACCCAATGGG TGGGAGGAAATCAGCGGTTTGGACGAGAACTATACCCCGATCCGAACGTACCAGGTGTGCCAGGTCATGGAGCCCAACCAAAACAACTGGCTGCGGACTAACTGGATTTCGAAAGGCAATGCACAAAGGATTTTTGTAGAATTGAAATTTACCCTGAGGGATTGTAACAGTCTTCCTGGAGTACTGGGAACTTGCAAGGAAACCTTTAATTTGTACTATTATGAAACAGACTACGACACTGGCAGGAATATAAGAGAAAACCTCTATGTAAAAATAGACACCATTGCTGCAGATGAAAGTTTTACCCAGGGTGACCTTGGTGAAAGAAAGATGAAGCTTAACACTGAGGTGAGAGAGATTGGACCTTTGTCCAAAAAGGGATTCTATCTTGCCTTTCAGGATGTAGGGGCTTGCATAGCTTTGGTTTCTGTCAAAGTATACTACAAGAAGTGCTGGTCCATTATTGAGAATTTAGCTATCTTTCCAGATACAGTGACTGGTTCAGAATTTTCCTCTTTAGTCGAGGTTCGAGGGACATGTGTCAGCAGTGCAGAGGAAGAGGCGGAAAACTCCCCCAGGATGCACTGCAGTGCAGAAGGAGAATGGTTAGTGCCCATTGGAAAGTGTATCTGCAAAGCAGGCTACCAGCAGAAAGGGGACACTTGTGAAC TCATCATAATTGGCCAGTATTTTTCTACTTAA